In Flavivirga abyssicola, the following are encoded in one genomic region:
- the rplN gene encoding 50S ribosomal protein L14, which produces MVQQESRLKVADNTGAKEVLTIRVLGGTKRRYASVGDKIVVSVKDATPNGNIKKGAVSTAVVVRTKKEVRRPDGSYIRFDDNACVLLNPTGEMRGTRVFGPVARELRDKQFMKIVSLAPEVL; this is translated from the coding sequence ATGGTACAGCAAGAATCAAGATTAAAGGTAGCAGATAACACTGGAGCTAAAGAAGTATTAACAATACGTGTTCTAGGTGGTACTAAGAGAAGATACGCTTCTGTAGGAGACAAAATAGTTGTTTCAGTTAAAGATGCAACACCTAATGGAAACATTAAAAAAGGTGCTGTTTCAACTGCAGTTGTTGTTCGTACTAAAAAGGAAGTAAGAAGACCTGACGGATCTTATATTAGATTCGACGATAATGCTTGTGTTTTATTAAACCCAACGGGTGAGATGAGAGGAACACGTGTATTTGGTCCTGTTGCTAGAGAACTTCGTGATAAACAATTCATGAAAATTGTATCATTAGCACCAGAGGTGCTTTAA
- the rplX gene encoding 50S ribosomal protein L24, which translates to MTKLKIKTGDTVKVIAGDHKGSEGKVQKVLIDKNKAIVEGVNMVKKHTKPSAQSPQGGIVEKEAPIHISNLSLLTSNGETTRVGYRVEGDKKVRFSTKSNEVI; encoded by the coding sequence ATGACAAAGCTTAAAATAAAAACTGGAGATACTGTAAAAGTAATTGCTGGAGATCATAAAGGATCTGAAGGTAAAGTACAAAAGGTATTAATAGATAAGAACAAAGCGATCGTTGAAGGTGTAAACATGGTTAAGAAACATACAAAACCAAGTGCACAAAGCCCTCAAGGAGGAATCGTTGAAAAAGAAGCTCCTATTCATATTTCAAACTTATCATTGTTAACTTCAAATGGAGAAACAACTAGAGTAGGTTATAGAGTAGAAGGCGATAAGAAAGTAAGATTTTCAACAAAATCTAATGAAGTAATATAG
- the rplE gene encoding 50S ribosomal protein L5, whose translation MAYSPRLKEEYKSRVIAALTEEFGYKNVMQVPVLKKIVISKGVGAAVADKKLIDYAVEELTTISGQKAISTLSKKDVASFKLRKGMPIGAKVTLRGERMYEFLDRLVTSALPRVRDFNGIKATGFDGRGNYNLGVTEQIIFPEINIDKVNKISGMDITFVTSADTDKEAKSLLTELGVPFKKN comes from the coding sequence ATGGCATATTCACCTAGACTTAAAGAAGAGTATAAAAGCAGAGTAATTGCAGCTCTTACAGAAGAATTTGGATATAAGAATGTTATGCAAGTTCCAGTACTTAAAAAGATAGTAATATCTAAAGGAGTTGGAGCAGCAGTAGCAGACAAAAAGTTAATCGACTACGCAGTAGAAGAATTAACTACTATATCTGGACAAAAAGCTATATCAACATTATCTAAAAAGGATGTTGCATCATTCAAATTACGTAAAGGGATGCCAATTGGCGCAAAAGTTACTTTACGTGGAGAAAGAATGTATGAATTCTTAGACCGTTTAGTTACTTCTGCGTTACCACGTGTTAGAGACTTTAATGGTATAAAAGCAACTGGATTTGATGGTAGAGGTAACTACAATTTAGGAGTTACTGAGCAGATTATATTCCCGGAAATTAACATCGATAAGGTTAATAAAATTTCTGGAATGGATATTACATTTGTAACATCTGCCGATACAGATAAAGAAGCAAAATCATTATTAACAGAACTAGGGGTACCTTTTAAAAAGAACTAA
- the rpsN gene encoding 30S ribosomal protein S14, translating into MAKESMKAREVKRAKTVAKYAEKRKALKEAGDYEALQKLPKNASPIRQHNRCKLTGRPKGYMRTFGISRVTFREMANQGLIPGVRKASW; encoded by the coding sequence ATGGCTAAAGAATCAATGAAAGCCCGTGAGGTTAAAAGAGCAAAAACAGTAGCTAAATATGCAGAGAAACGTAAAGCTTTAAAAGAAGCTGGAGATTATGAAGCATTACAAAAGTTACCAAAAAATGCTTCTCCTATACGTCAGCACAATAGATGTAAACTTACAGGTAGACCAAAAGGATACATGAGAACATTTGGAATTTCTCGTGTAACGTTTAGAGAAATGGCTAACCAAGGATTAATACCTGGTGTTAGAAAAGCAAGTTGGTAA
- the rpsH gene encoding 30S ribosomal protein S8, with amino-acid sequence MYTDPISDYLTRVRNAIRANHRVVEIPASNLKKDITKILFEQGYILSYKFDDSTVQGTIKIALKYNKETKEPVIKKLQRISKPGLRKYAGSKELPRILNGLGIAIVSTSHGVMTGKQAKRDNVGGEVLCYVY; translated from the coding sequence ATGTATACAGATCCAATATCGGATTATCTTACGAGAGTTAGAAATGCAATACGAGCTAATCACAGAGTGGTTGAGATTCCAGCATCTAACTTAAAAAAAGACATCACTAAAATATTATTCGAACAAGGATATATTTTAAGCTACAAGTTTGACGATTCAACTGTACAAGGGACTATTAAAATAGCACTTAAGTACAACAAAGAAACTAAAGAACCTGTAATTAAGAAACTTCAAAGAATTAGTAAACCAGGTTTACGTAAGTATGCTGGTTCTAAAGAATTACCTAGAATCCTTAATGGTCTTGGTATTGCCATTGTTTCAACTTCTCACGGAGTAATGACTGGTAAACAAGCTAAAAGAGATAATGTAGGTGGTGAAGTATTATGTTACGTTTACTAA
- the rplF gene encoding 50S ribosomal protein L6 produces MSRIGNNPVAIPEGVTVEVKDNVVTVKGKLGELTQEFDTVEIKVEDGNVLVTRSSDSKEQKAKHGLYRSLMNNMVEGVSKGWTKELELVGVGYRASNQGQKLDLALGFSHNIVLNIAPEVKVETVSEKGKNPLVKLTSFDKQLVGQVAAKIRGFRKPEPYKGKGIKFVGEEIRRKAGKSA; encoded by the coding sequence ATGTCAAGAATAGGAAATAACCCAGTTGCAATTCCAGAAGGAGTTACAGTAGAAGTAAAAGATAACGTAGTTACAGTAAAAGGAAAATTGGGTGAGTTAACTCAAGAATTCGATACTGTAGAGATTAAAGTTGAAGATGGAAATGTTTTAGTAACACGTTCTTCTGACTCTAAAGAACAAAAAGCTAAACACGGTTTATACAGATCATTAATGAACAATATGGTCGAAGGTGTATCTAAAGGATGGACTAAAGAATTGGAATTGGTTGGTGTAGGTTATAGAGCATCTAACCAAGGGCAAAAATTAGATTTAGCTTTAGGTTTTTCTCATAATATTGTTTTAAACATTGCTCCAGAAGTAAAAGTTGAAACAGTTTCAGAAAAAGGAAAGAATCCATTAGTAAAGTTAACATCATTCGATAAACAACTTGTTGGTCAAGTAGCTGCTAAAATCCGCGGATTTAGAAAACCTGAACCTTACAAAGGAAAAGGAATTAAGTTTGTTGGTGAAGAAATAAGAAGAAAAGCAGGTAAATCAGCTTAA
- the rplR gene encoding 50S ribosomal protein L18, with amino-acid sequence MALTKNQRRQRIKNRIRKIVSGTESRPRLTVFRSNKEIYAQIVDDVNGTTISAASSRDKDISSAKGTKSEIATLVGKTIAERALKAGVETIAFDRGGYLYHGRVKSLAEGAREAGLKF; translated from the coding sequence ATGGCATTAACAAAGAATCAAAGAAGACAAAGGATTAAAAACAGAATTCGTAAGATAGTTTCTGGTACAGAATCTAGACCAAGACTAACTGTTTTTAGAAGTAATAAAGAAATTTATGCTCAAATTGTGGATGACGTAAATGGTACAACTATCAGTGCTGCATCTTCAAGAGATAAAGATATTAGTTCTGCAAAAGGTACTAAATCAGAAATTGCTACTCTAGTAGGAAAAACAATTGCTGAGAGAGCTTTAAAAGCAGGTGTAGAAACAATCGCTTTCGATAGAGGGGGTTATTTATATCACGGTAGAGTAAAATCATTAGCTGAAGGAGCTAGAGAAGCAGGACTTAAATTCTAG
- the rpsE gene encoding 30S ribosomal protein S5: MFQKYKSAELVKPGGLDLKDRLVGVQRVTKVTKGGRAFGFSAIVVVGDEAGVVGQGLGKSKDVASAIAKAVEDAKKNLVRIPIIKGTLPHEQKGKYGGARVNIIPAAPGTGVIAGGAVRTVLEAVGVHDVLSKSQGSSNPHNVVKATFDALLQLRDANAIARDRGISLEQVFNA; the protein is encoded by the coding sequence ATGTTTCAAAAATATAAAAGTGCAGAGTTAGTAAAACCAGGTGGATTAGATCTTAAAGATCGTTTAGTTGGTGTACAAAGAGTTACAAAAGTAACTAAAGGTGGTAGAGCATTTGGTTTTTCAGCAATTGTTGTAGTTGGTGATGAAGCAGGTGTAGTAGGCCAAGGTTTAGGAAAATCTAAAGACGTTGCTAGTGCTATAGCAAAAGCCGTTGAGGATGCTAAGAAAAACCTAGTAAGAATTCCTATTATTAAAGGAACTTTACCGCACGAACAAAAAGGGAAATATGGTGGAGCAAGAGTAAACATCATACCTGCAGCTCCTGGTACAGGAGTTATTGCTGGTGGTGCTGTTAGAACTGTTCTTGAGGCCGTTGGTGTACATGATGTATTATCAAAATCTCAAGGATCTTCTAACCCTCATAATGTAGTAAAAGCAACATTTGATGCTTTATTACAATTAAGAGATGCTAATGCAATCGCTAGAGATAGAGGTATTTCACTTGAACAAGTTTTTAACGCTTAA
- the rpmD gene encoding 50S ribosomal protein L30: MAKIKVTKVKSAINRTQRQKRTLEALGLKKIGQVKEHEATPNILGMVAKVSHLVSVEEAK, from the coding sequence ATGGCAAAGATTAAAGTAACAAAAGTTAAAAGCGCAATCAATCGTACGCAAAGACAAAAAAGAACTTTAGAAGCTCTTGGTCTTAAAAAGATTGGTCAAGTAAAAGAGCACGAAGCTACACCTAATATCTTAGGTATGGTTGCTAAAGTTTCACATTTAGTTTCTGTTGAAGAAGCAAAATAA
- the rplO gene encoding 50S ribosomal protein L15, with amino-acid sequence MDLSNLKPAEGSVKNQGKRIGRGQGSGKGGTATRGHKGAKSRSGYSKKLGFEGGQMPLQRRVPKFGFTNINRVEYQGINLDTLQQLVDDKKIKDTVNFEILFSNRLAGKNDLVKILGRGELKAKLKVSAHKFTASAKAAIEAAGGEAITL; translated from the coding sequence ATGGATTTAAGTAATTTAAAACCTGCAGAAGGTTCAGTAAAAAATCAAGGAAAAAGAATAGGTAGAGGACAAGGTTCTGGAAAAGGTGGTACTGCAACACGTGGTCACAAAGGAGCTAAGTCACGTTCAGGTTATTCTAAGAAGCTAGGATTTGAAGGTGGGCAAATGCCACTTCAAAGACGTGTTCCTAAATTTGGTTTTACAAACATTAACCGTGTTGAGTATCAAGGTATCAATTTAGATACTTTACAACAATTGGTTGATGATAAAAAAATAAAAGATACAGTAAATTTTGAAATTTTATTCTCAAACCGTTTAGCTGGAAAAAATGATCTAGTTAAGATTTTGGGTAGAGGAGAGTTAAAAGCAAAATTAAAAGTATCTGCACATAAATTTACAGCTTCAGCAAAAGCTGCTATTGAAGCAGCTGGTGGAGAAGCAATAACATTATAA
- the secY gene encoding preprotein translocase subunit SecY, producing MKFIESLKNVWKIEELRNRIIVTLGLLLVYRFGTQVTLPGVDAAQLAALGDSTSTGLLGLLSQFTGGAFSRASVFALGIMPYISASIVVQLMGIAIPYLQKLQKEGASGQKKVNQITRWLTIAICLLQAPGYLASLPSLGVPQSAFLLGTGPLFYFSSVSILVTGCIFAMWLGEKITDKGIGNGISLLIMVGIIATLPQSFIQNAATRLEGNNVMLILFELVIWFVIILVTIMLVMAVRKIAVQYARRTASGGYEKSAMAGSRQYIPLKLNASGVMPIIFAQAIMFVPGMIGGTDLLKDSSVGAWLVTNLGPASMFGFWYNVVFALLIIVFTYFYTAITVPTNKMADDLKRSGGFIPGIRPGSETSEYLDKIMSQITLPGSIFLALIAVFPAFIVKLMDVQQGWALFFGGTSLLIMVGVAIDTMQQVNSYLLNRHYDGLMKTGKNRKASA from the coding sequence ATGAAGTTTATAGAATCGCTTAAAAATGTTTGGAAAATAGAGGAACTAAGAAACAGAATCATAGTAACACTAGGACTGTTATTAGTTTATCGTTTTGGTACTCAGGTTACATTGCCAGGTGTTGATGCCGCGCAATTAGCAGCCTTAGGAGACAGTACTAGTACAGGGTTATTAGGATTACTTAGCCAGTTTACTGGAGGAGCTTTTTCTAGAGCATCTGTATTTGCCTTAGGTATTATGCCTTACATTTCAGCTTCTATTGTTGTACAATTAATGGGGATAGCTATTCCTTATTTGCAAAAATTGCAAAAAGAAGGCGCCAGTGGGCAAAAGAAAGTTAATCAAATTACACGTTGGTTAACTATTGCCATTTGCTTATTACAAGCACCAGGTTATTTAGCAAGTTTACCAAGCTTAGGAGTTCCACAAAGTGCCTTTTTATTAGGGACTGGACCTTTATTTTATTTCTCATCTGTAAGTATTCTAGTTACAGGCTGTATTTTTGCCATGTGGTTAGGTGAAAAGATTACGGATAAAGGAATAGGTAATGGAATTTCATTATTAATTATGGTTGGTATTATTGCAACATTACCTCAGTCATTTATTCAAAATGCTGCTACTAGATTAGAAGGTAACAACGTTATGCTTATTCTTTTCGAATTAGTTATTTGGTTTGTTATTATTTTAGTTACAATCATGCTTGTTATGGCTGTTAGAAAAATAGCTGTACAATATGCAAGAAGAACTGCTTCTGGTGGTTATGAGAAAAGTGCTATGGCAGGTTCAAGACAATACATTCCATTAAAGCTAAATGCTTCTGGAGTAATGCCTATTATATTTGCGCAAGCTATTATGTTTGTGCCTGGTATGATTGGTGGTACAGATTTATTAAAAGATTCGTCTGTAGGAGCCTGGTTAGTTACTAATCTTGGTCCAGCAAGTATGTTTGGTTTTTGGTATAATGTAGTTTTCGCTTTATTAATAATCGTATTTACATATTTCTATACAGCGATCACTGTACCAACAAATAAAATGGCAGACGATTTAAAACGTAGTGGTGGTTTTATTCCTGGTATTCGTCCAGGTTCTGAAACTTCAGAATATCTTGATAAAATTATGTCTCAAATAACCTTGCCGGGATCTATATTCTTAGCACTTATAGCTGTGTTCCCAGCGTTTATTGTTAAGCTTATGGATGTACAACAAGGTTGGGCGTTATTTTTTGGAGGAACCTCATTATTAATCATGGTTGGAGTTGCAATTGACACTATGCAACAAGTAAATTCATACTTGTTAAATAGACATTATGATGGCTTGATGAAAACTGGTAAAAATAGAAAAGCTAGCGCTTAA
- the infA gene encoding translation initiation factor IF-1: MAKQAAIEQDGTIIEALSNAMFRVELENGHIVTAHISGKMRMHYIKLLPGDKVKLEMSPYDLTKARITYRY; the protein is encoded by the coding sequence ATGGCAAAACAGGCAGCAATAGAACAAGACGGAACAATTATAGAAGCATTATCGAATGCGATGTTTCGTGTTGAATTAGAAAATGGTCACATTGTGACTGCACACATTTCTGGTAAAATGCGTATGCATTATATTAAATTATTACCAGGAGATAAAGTGAAATTAGAAATGAGTCCTTACGATTTAACAAAGGCTCGAATAACTTATAGATACTAA
- the ykgO gene encoding type B 50S ribosomal protein L36, which yields MKVRASLKKRSADCKIVRRKGRLYVINKKNPRFKQRQG from the coding sequence ATGAAAGTAAGAGCATCACTTAAAAAGAGAAGTGCGGATTGTAAAATCGTACGAAGAAAAGGCAGACTTTACGTTATAAACAAAAAGAATCCTAGATTTAAACAAAGACAAGGGTAA
- the rpsM gene encoding 30S ribosomal protein S13 codes for MARIAGVDIPKNKRGVISLTYIYGIGRSRAKEILATAKVDESTKVQDWTDDQISGIREAVGTFTIEGELRSETQLNIKRLMDIGCYRGIRHRSGLPLRGQRTKNNSRTRKGRRKTVANKKKATK; via the coding sequence ATGGCAAGAATTGCAGGTGTAGACATACCAAAAAACAAAAGAGGAGTAATCTCTTTAACTTATATCTATGGAATAGGTAGAAGTAGAGCAAAAGAAATTTTAGCAACTGCTAAGGTTGACGAAAGTACTAAAGTTCAAGATTGGACCGATGACCAAATTAGTGGTATTCGTGAAGCTGTTGGAACTTTTACAATCGAAGGTGAATTACGTTCTGAAACACAATTAAACATTAAGCGATTAATGGACATTGGATGTTACAGAGGTATTCGTCATAGATCTGGTCTTCCTTTAAGAGGGCAACGTACTAAAAACAACTCCAGAACTAGAAAAGGTAGAAGAAAAACAGTTGCTAACAAAAAGAAAGCAACTAAATAA
- the rpsK gene encoding 30S ribosomal protein S11, whose translation MAKTSTKKRKVIVDSVGEAHVTASFNNIIISLTNKKGDVISWSSAGKMGFRGSKKNTPYAAQLAAEDAAAVAQEAGLKKVKVYVKGPGNGRESAIRSIHNAGIEVTEIIDVTPLPHNGCRPPKRRRV comes from the coding sequence ATGGCAAAAACAAGCACTAAAAAACGTAAAGTTATTGTAGACTCTGTTGGAGAAGCACACGTTACGGCTTCTTTCAATAACATTATTATTTCGCTTACCAACAAAAAAGGAGACGTTATTTCATGGTCTTCTGCTGGTAAAATGGGATTTAGAGGTTCTAAGAAAAACACGCCTTATGCTGCTCAATTAGCTGCTGAAGATGCTGCTGCTGTAGCTCAAGAAGCTGGTTTGAAGAAAGTAAAGGTTTATGTTAAAGGACCTGGAAATGGTAGAGAATCTGCTATTCGTTCTATCCACAATGCTGGGATTGAAGTAACAGAAATTATTGATGTTACGCCACTTCCACATAATGGATGTCGCCCTCCAAAACGTAGAAGAGTTTAA
- the rpsD gene encoding 30S ribosomal protein S4 gives MARYTGPKTKIARKFGEAIFGDDKSFEKRNYPPGQHGNNRRRGKKSEYAIQLMEKQKAKYTYGILERQFRGLFKKARAAQGITGEVLLQLCESRLDNVVFRMGISPSRSGARQLVSHRHITVNGELVNIPSYQLKAGDVVAVREKSKSLEAIERSLSNSSHVYEWITWNDDTKQGTYVSVPARIQIPENINEQFIVELYSK, from the coding sequence ATGGCAAGATATACTGGTCCTAAAACTAAAATCGCTCGTAAATTTGGCGAAGCAATATTTGGAGACGATAAGTCTTTTGAAAAAAGAAATTACCCTCCAGGTCAACACGGAAATAACAGAAGACGTGGGAAAAAATCTGAATACGCAATCCAGTTAATGGAAAAACAAAAAGCTAAATATACTTATGGTATTTTAGAGCGTCAATTTAGAGGTTTATTTAAAAAAGCAAGAGCAGCACAAGGTATTACAGGTGAAGTTTTATTACAATTATGTGAGTCTAGATTAGACAACGTAGTGTTTAGAATGGGAATTTCTCCTTCTAGAAGTGGTGCAAGACAATTAGTATCTCACAGACATATTACTGTAAATGGAGAATTAGTAAATATTCCTTCTTACCAACTAAAGGCTGGAGATGTTGTTGCAGTAAGAGAAAAATCAAAATCACTTGAGGCTATTGAAAGATCTTTATCAAACTCAAGTCACGTTTACGAATGGATTACTTGGAATGATGATACAAAGCAAGGAACTTATGTTTCTGTACCTGCTAGAATTCAAATTCCAGAAAACATAAACGAACAATTCATAGTCGAATTATATTCTAAATAA
- a CDS encoding DNA-directed RNA polymerase subunit alpha has product MAVFNFQKPDKVIMIDSTDFEGKFEFRPLEPGYGLTVGNALRRVLLSSLEGFAITSVRIEGVDHEFSAIAGVVEDVTEIILNLKQVRFKRQIDDIDNESISISISGQDRITAGDFQKFISGFQVLNTELVICNLDPKVNFNLEITIEKGRGYVPAEENKKAAAPIGTIFTDSIYTPIKNVKYSIENYRVEQKTDYEKLVFEIITDGSITPQDALTEAAKTLIHHFMLFSDERITLEADEIAQTETYDEESLHMRQLLKTKLIDMDLSVRALNCLKAAEVDTLGDLVSFNKNDLMKFRNFGKKSLTELEELVNVKGLNFGMDLSKYKLDKD; this is encoded by the coding sequence ATGGCAGTATTTAATTTCCAAAAGCCCGACAAAGTAATCATGATTGATTCTACTGATTTCGAAGGTAAATTCGAATTCAGACCACTAGAACCTGGTTACGGATTAACAGTAGGTAACGCTCTAAGAAGAGTTTTACTTTCTTCATTAGAAGGATTTGCAATTACATCGGTTAGAATTGAAGGTGTAGATCACGAGTTTTCTGCAATTGCTGGAGTCGTTGAGGATGTTACAGAGATCATTTTAAATTTAAAACAAGTTAGATTTAAAAGACAAATTGATGATATTGATAATGAATCTATTTCAATTTCAATTTCTGGTCAAGATAGAATCACAGCTGGAGATTTTCAAAAATTCATTTCTGGATTCCAAGTACTAAATACAGAATTAGTTATCTGTAACTTAGATCCTAAAGTTAATTTTAACTTGGAAATTACTATTGAAAAAGGTAGAGGATATGTTCCTGCAGAAGAAAATAAGAAAGCTGCTGCGCCAATAGGAACTATATTTACAGATTCAATTTATACACCAATTAAAAATGTTAAGTATAGTATTGAAAACTATCGTGTAGAACAAAAAACGGATTACGAAAAATTAGTTTTCGAAATTATTACTGATGGTTCAATTACGCCACAAGACGCTTTAACAGAAGCAGCTAAAACGTTAATTCACCACTTCATGTTATTCTCTGATGAGCGTATCACTTTAGAAGCGGATGAAATAGCGCAAACTGAAACATACGATGAGGAATCATTACATATGAGACAGTTGCTTAAAACCAAGTTAATCGATATGGATTTATCTGTACGTGCACTTAACTGTTTAAAAGCTGCGGAAGTAGATACTTTAGGAGATTTAGTATCATTCAATAAAAATGATTTAATGAAATTCAGAAACTTCGGTAAGAAGTCTTTAACAGAGTTAGAAGAACTTGTAAACGTTAAAGGATTAAATTTCGGAATGGATTTAAGCAAATATAAATTAGATAAAGACTAG
- the rplQ gene encoding 50S ribosomal protein L17, translating into MRHGKKINHLGRKTAHRKSMLANMACSLIEHKRINTTVAKAKALKQFVEPMITKSKEDNTHNRRIVMARLRQKEAVAELFRDVAAKVADRPGGYTRIIKLGNRLGDNADMAMIELVDYNEIYNAEKKAKKTTRRSRRGGSKPAAAPVVETKATNEEE; encoded by the coding sequence ATGAGACACGGAAAAAAAATAAATCATTTAGGTAGAAAAACTGCTCACAGAAAGTCAATGTTGGCAAATATGGCTTGTTCTTTAATAGAACACAAGCGTATCAACACAACTGTTGCTAAAGCAAAAGCTTTAAAACAATTTGTAGAGCCAATGATTACAAAATCTAAGGAGGATAACACGCATAACAGACGTATTGTAATGGCTCGCCTTAGACAAAAAGAAGCAGTTGCTGAATTGTTTAGAGATGTTGCAGCTAAAGTTGCTGATCGCCCAGGGGGTTATACAAGAATTATTAAACTTGGAAATCGTTTAGGAGATAATGCAGATATGGCTATGATAGAGCTTGTAGATTACAACGAAATTTACAATGCAGAAAAGAAAGCTAAGAAAACAACAAGAAGAAGTAGAAGAGGTGGTTCTAAACCAGCTGCTGCTCCAGTTGTTGAAACGAAAGCAACTAACGAAGAAGAATAA
- the carA gene encoding glutamine-hydrolyzing carbamoyl-phosphate synthase small subunit, with the protein MKYQKRQKAIILLADGTIFHGKAVGNKQGTSFGEVCFNTGMTGYQEIFTDPSYFGQLMVTTNAHIGNYGTNADEVESDSIKIAGLICKNFSYVYSRVDSEGSLEEFLNKNNLLAISDVDTRALVSYIRDNGAMNAVISTEVDNIEGLKKQLAEVPNMEGLELASKVSTKEPYYYGDENATYKVAALDIGIKKNILRNIASRDAYIKVFPYNSKFEDLEAFKPDGYFLSNGPGDPEPLVEAQNLAKEIIKRDLPLFGICLGHQVIARANGVSTYKMHNGHRGINHPVKNLVTGKGEITSQNHGFAVNREESEANPDLEITHVHLNDDTVAGLAMKSKNCFSVQYHPEASPGPHDSAYLFDQFIENIKK; encoded by the coding sequence ATGAAATATCAAAAAAGACAAAAAGCCATCATTCTTCTAGCAGATGGTACTATTTTTCACGGTAAGGCAGTAGGAAACAAACAAGGCACTTCTTTTGGTGAAGTCTGTTTTAATACGGGTATGACCGGTTACCAAGAGATTTTTACAGATCCATCTTACTTTGGCCAATTAATGGTAACTACTAATGCACATATTGGTAATTATGGAACCAATGCAGATGAAGTAGAATCAGATTCTATTAAAATTGCAGGGTTAATTTGTAAAAACTTCAGTTATGTTTATTCTCGAGTTGATTCTGAAGGATCTCTAGAAGAATTTTTAAATAAGAATAACTTATTAGCTATTTCTGATGTTGATACTAGAGCTTTAGTAAGTTACATTAGAGATAATGGAGCTATGAACGCTGTTATTTCTACAGAGGTTGACAATATTGAAGGTTTAAAGAAACAATTAGCCGAAGTTCCAAACATGGAAGGTTTAGAGTTAGCGTCTAAAGTATCTACAAAAGAACCTTATTATTATGGGGATGAGAATGCAACCTATAAAGTAGCAGCTTTAGATATAGGAATAAAGAAAAACATCTTACGAAATATAGCAAGTAGGGATGCTTATATTAAAGTATTCCCATATAATTCTAAGTTTGAAGACTTAGAAGCATTTAAACCAGATGGTTACTTTTTATCTAATGGACCAGGAGATCCAGAACCATTAGTAGAAGCACAGAATTTAGCAAAAGAAATTATAAAAAGAGATTTGCCTTTATTTGGTATTTGTTTAGGACATCAGGTTATTGCTAGAGCCAATGGCGTTTCTACTTATAAGATGCACAATGGGCATAGAGGTATTAATCATCCAGTAAAAAATCTGGTGACAGGAAAAGGAGAAATCACTTCGCAAAATCATGGATTTGCGGTAAATAGAGAAGAGTCTGAAGCGAATCCAGATTTAGAAATAACACATGTTCACTTAAATGACGATACAGTTGCAGGTTTGGCTATGAAAAGCAAAAATTGTTTTTCAGTACAATACCACCCTGAAGCAAGTCCAGGACCGCATGATTCGGCTTATCTTTTCGATCAATTCATAGAAAACATTAAAAAATAA